The following coding sequences are from one Chanos chanos chromosome 12, fChaCha1.1, whole genome shotgun sequence window:
- the LOC115824979 gene encoding histone H3 yields the protein MARTKQTARKSTGGKAPRKQLATKAARKSAPATGGVKKPHRYRPGTVALREIRRYQKSTELLIRKLPFQRLVREIAQDFKTDLRFQSSAVMALQEASEAYLVGLFEDTNLCAIHAKRVTIMPKDIQLARRIRGERA from the coding sequence ATGGCAAGAACCAAGCAGACCGCTCGTAAATCGACTGGTGGCAAAGCCCCCAGGAAGCAGCTGGCCACCAAAGCTGCTCGCAAAAGCGCCCCGGCCACCGGTGGCGTCAAGAAGCCTCATCGTTACAGGCCCGGCACCGTGGCTCTCCGAGAGATCCGCCGTTATCAGAAATCCACTGAGCTGCTGATCCGTAAGCTGCCCTTCCAGCGTCTGGTAAGGGAAATCGCTCAGGATTTCAAGACCGACCTGCGCTTCCAGAGCTCTGCCGTTATGGCTTTGCAGGAGGCCAGCGAGGCTTACCTGGTTGGTCTGTTCGAGGACACCAATCTGTGCGCCATCCACGCCAAGAGAGTCACCATCATGCCCAAGGACATCCAGCTGGCCCGTCGTATCCGCGGCGAGCGTGCGTAA
- the LOC115824981 gene encoding histone H2A-like: protein MSGRGKTGGKARAKAKTRSSRAGLQFPVGRVHRLLRKGNYAERVGAGAPVYLAAVLEYLTAEILELAGNAARDNKKTRIIPRHLQLAVRNDEELNKLLGGVTIAQGGVLPNIQAVLLPKKTDKPAKAK from the coding sequence ATGAGTGGAAGAGGAAAAACCGGTGGCAAAGCCAGGGCCAAGGCTAAGACTAGGTCGTCCAGGGCTGGACTCCAGTTTCCCGTCGGTCGTGTGCACAGGCTTCTGCGGAAAGGCAACTACGCCGAGCGGGTTGGTGCTGGTGCCCCTGTCTATCTTGCCGCCGTGCTCGAGTACCTGACTGCTGAGATCTTGGAGTTGGCCGGTAATGCTGCTCGCGACAACAAGAAGACTCGTATCATCCCCCGTCACCTGCAGCTGGCCGTCCGAAACGACGAGGAGTTGAACAAACTGCTTGGCGGAGTCACCATCGCTCAAGGTGGCGTGCTGCCCAACATTCAGGCAGTTCTGTTGCCCAAGAAGACCGACAAGCCAGCCAAGGCCAAGTAA